The following are encoded in a window of Mycoplasma anserisalpingitidis genomic DNA:
- a CDS encoding nuclease-related domain-containing protein, with the protein MTQNLIINNEEIVSNFNIYTKNLGYTIAGGIIVGLLLIALVALLTYLFIFKYKKDKQGFIFEHNVTSKLKDAARRNNMYFIEGGVFSYDGNMFEIDGIIFNENIAVVVETKAYKDNISGLAESSELQLTDRKGKKFAIGNPILQNTKHIKHLYKLANIKFSAYSLIVFQDGATFNISNIPSHTIIINENAIDETIRDVVIETNNSLNKFDAKYLLKVLKDMKIKRVYEKNKFNNLVKGKK; encoded by the coding sequence ATGACTCAAAATTTAATAATAAATAATGAAGAAATCGTTTCAAATTTTAATATATATACTAAAAATTTAGGGTATACAATAGCAGGTGGAATAATAGTTGGTTTACTTTTAATTGCTTTAGTTGCCCTTCTAACATATTTATTTATTTTTAAATATAAGAAGGATAAACAAGGATTTATTTTTGAACACAATGTAACCAGTAAGCTTAAAGATGCAGCTAGAAGAAATAATATGTATTTTATCGAAGGTGGTGTTTTTTCTTATGATGGAAATATGTTTGAAATTGACGGAATAATATTTAATGAAAACATTGCTGTTGTTGTTGAAACCAAAGCTTATAAAGATAATATCTCTGGATTGGCTGAATCGAGCGAATTGCAACTTACAGATCGTAAAGGTAAGAAATTCGCTATTGGAAATCCAATTTTGCAAAATACTAAACACATTAAACATTTGTATAAATTAGCAAACATCAAATTTAGTGCTTACTCACTTATAGTTTTTCAAGATGGTGCAACTTTTAATATTTCAAATATTCCTTCACATACTATTATTATTAATGAAAATGCTATCGATGAAACTATTAGAGATGTTGTTATTGAAACAAATAATAGTTTAAATAAATTTGATGCTAAATACTTATTAAAAGTGCTTAAGGATATGAAAATAAAAAGAGTATATGAAAAAAATAAATTCAACAATTTAGTAAAAGGTAAAAAATAA
- a CDS encoding peptide chain release factor N(5)-glutamine methyltransferase encodes MPTREDLLLEKRRYGLEQVIIEDEQRKLDLGMPVQKIMGFVELADVKIFLDFNVLIPRYETEELVLKAIKEIPQNSKVLEIGCGSGFISIALKKHRPDLKIVAVDVDNNAILQTTINAQTNKVDIDIRLSNLFSGVSDMIFQEPFDVIISNPPYLSDLEELPESVEKFEPAIALKAPNDGFFFYKEILSRSTWALKRHGQIYFEINPQHMHIWEELKYAYNLEITKDINGKERFAKIIVD; translated from the coding sequence ATGCCAACAAGAGAAGACTTACTCCTTGAAAAAAGAAGATACGGACTTGAGCAAGTGATTATTGAAGATGAACAAAGAAAACTTGATTTGGGAATGCCAGTTCAAAAAATTATGGGATTTGTTGAACTAGCAGATGTAAAAATTTTTCTTGATTTTAATGTGTTAATCCCTAGATATGAGACTGAAGAATTAGTTTTAAAAGCTATAAAAGAAATACCTCAAAATTCTAAAGTTTTAGAAATTGGTTGCGGTTCTGGTTTTATTTCAATTGCTCTTAAAAAGCATCGTCCAGATTTGAAAATAGTTGCTGTTGATGTGGACAATAATGCTATTTTACAAACAACAATCAACGCACAAACAAATAAAGTTGATATTGATATAAGATTAAGTAATTTGTTTTCTGGTGTCTCTGACATGATCTTTCAAGAACCATTTGATGTAATTATTTCAAATCCTCCATATTTATCTGACCTAGAAGAATTACCAGAATCTGTTGAAAAATTTGAACCGGCAATTGCATTGAAAGCTCCTAATGATGGTTTCTTTTTCTACAAAGAAATCCTTTCAAGATCTACTTGAGCTCTTAAAAGACATGGACAAATTTATTTTGAAATAAATCCACAACATATGCATATTTGAGAGGAATTAAAATATGCATATAATCTTGAAATTACTAAAGATATAAATGGAAAAGAAAGATTTGCAAAAATTATTGTTGATTAG